A stretch of the Gossypium hirsutum isolate 1008001.06 chromosome D07, Gossypium_hirsutum_v2.1, whole genome shotgun sequence genome encodes the following:
- the LOC107956107 gene encoding uncharacterized protein, translated as MTRCQILLSEFDIVYVSQKAIKGSAIADFLVSRALEDYEPLDFEFLNEDLMYVANAEEDLQENHSWKLNFDGASNALGNGIGAILISPNGDYHPFTTCIMSIRATIERKIKTIEVYRDSALVKYQLKEEWETRDPKLIRYQRLVLELIKEFDNITFYYLPREENQMADAVATLASMIEVNKLENMKPSQISIYEIPAHCYSSEEVENDNRPWYQDILLYVKNREYPDQATENDKRTLRRLAIDYVLDGEILYKKGKDRVLLRCVDAVEAK; from the exons ATGACTAGATGTCAAATCTTGCTCTCCGAGTTCGATATAGTATATGTGAGTCAGAAGGCCATCAAAGgaagtgcgatagcagatttcttggttagcagagctttagaagattatgaaCCGCTGGACTTTGAATTCCTGAATgaagacttgatgtatgtggcaaatgcTGAAGAGGATCTCCAGGAAAATCATTCTTGGAAGTTAAACTTTGATGGAGCTTCGAATGCGTTAGGCAATGGGATTGGGGCAATCCTAATATCTCCAAATGGAGATTATCATCCTTTCACCa cttgcatcatgaGTATCCGAGCGACCATAGAACGGAAAATAAAGACAATAGAAGTATATAGAGACTCTGCATTGGTAAAATACCAACTAAAAGAGGAATGGGAAACgagagaccccaagttgatcCGTTATCAGAGATTGGTTCTGGAATTGATTAAAGAGTTTGACAATATTACCTTTTACTATCTCCCAcgggaagaaaatcagatggctgatgctgtTGCTACTTTAGCCTCCATGATTGAAGTGAATAAATTAGAGAATATGAAGCCCAgtcaaattagtatttatgagatccCAGCTCACTGCTACAGTAGCGAAGAAGTGGAGAATGATAATCGCCCCTGGTACCAAGATATATTGCTATATGTGAAGAATCGCGAATATCCTGAtcaggcaacggagaatgataagaggacattgaggagacTAGCTATTGACTATGTCCTAGATGGAGAGATTCTATATAAAAAGGGAAAGGACCGAGTATtgttgagatgtgtggatgctgtagAGGCTAAATAA
- the LOC107954444 gene encoding protein LEAD-SENSITIVE 1 produces the protein MGLLTNRVERSEINPGDHIYTYRAVFTYSHHGIFVGGSKVVHFRPERNLDSSTEPSSDLYNPISPRSTCPTFPDCGFRQPNSGVVLSCLDCFLRNGLLYCFEYGVTPSVFLAKVRGGTCTTAMSDPPETVIHRAMYLLQNGFGNYDIFQNNCEDFALYCKTGLLIMEKQGVGRSGQASSVIGAPLAALLSSPLKLLMPSPVGVATVTAGMYCMSRYATDIGVRSDVIKVAVEDLAVSLGWAEHHDEAAQENEALSRQLVTL, from the exons ATGGGTCTACTTACTAACAGAGTAGAGAGGAGTGAGATCAATCCAGGAGATCATATTTACACTTACAGAGCTGTTTTCACCTACTCCCATCATG GTATCTTTGTTGGTGGAAGCAAGGTGGTTCATTTTAGACCTGAACGTAACTTGGATTCTAGCACTGAGCCATCTTCTGATCTATACAATCCTATATCTCCTCGATCAACTTGTCCGACTTTTCCCGATTGTGGCTTCCGGCAGCCGAACAGTGGGGTAGTACTCTCATGCCTGGATTGCTTTCTTCGAAACGGATTGCTCTACTGCTTTGAGTATGGGGTGACCCCATCTGTTTTCCTTGCCAAAGTGCGTGGCGGCACATGCACCACAGCAATGTCTGACCCTCCTGAAACAGTTATCCACAGGGCAATGTACCTTCTTCAAAATGGATTTGGAAATTATGACATATTCCAGAATAACTGTGAGGACTTTGCACTGTATTGCAAAACTGGTCTTCTGATTATGGAAAAGCAAGGGGTCGGAAGAAGCGGTCAGGCTTCTTCCGTCATTGGGGCCCCTTTAGCTGCTCTTCTTTCTTCTCCACTAAAGTTATTGATGCCAAGCCCTGTAGGCGTGGCAACAGTTACCGCTGGGATGTACTGTATGAGCCGGTATGCGACTGACATAGGTGTTCGAAGTGATGTGATCAAGGTAGCTGTTGAGGACTTGGCCGTGAGCCTAGGCTGGGCAGAGCATCACGATGAAGCAGCTCAAGAAAACGAGGCTTTGAGCAGACAACTTGTGACTTTGTGA